Proteins found in one Sulfuricurvum sp. genomic segment:
- a CDS encoding transaldolase encodes MYLAEARFALWADFIERTYLDEGFKELIAKGIINGATSNPAIFKNAILTSSAYKEQLSTLGSISPKEKYEALAIYDIQKAADILRPLYDAGDDGYVSIEVDPFLCDDARATIAEGVRLHQSINRPNVMIKVPATEAGYLAMEALASKGIAVNATLIFSVEQALKCAAAFERASQKASVDTVISVFVSRIDRAIDETLRAAGVRTGLMGIFNAAEIYNRVEAMKVPRCRVLFASTGVKGDEFRASYYIDELLAPNSVNTAPIATIDAYVQGGDRTVKLPLSMEVIREHQHRVKEAGIVMETIIEQQIVEGLEAFKIAFSEILSELE; translated from the coding sequence ATGTACCTTGCGGAAGCCCGCTTTGCCCTTTGGGCTGATTTTATTGAACGGACCTATTTAGATGAAGGCTTTAAAGAATTAATCGCCAAAGGGATTATCAACGGAGCCACATCGAACCCGGCAATATTCAAAAATGCGATTCTCACATCTTCAGCGTATAAAGAGCAACTTTCGACACTTGGTTCCATCTCACCAAAAGAAAAATATGAAGCATTAGCTATTTATGATATCCAAAAAGCCGCCGATATTTTACGCCCGTTATACGATGCCGGAGATGATGGATACGTCAGTATCGAGGTCGACCCGTTTTTGTGTGATGATGCGAGAGCGACGATTGCAGAGGGAGTACGTCTTCATCAGAGTATCAACCGTCCGAATGTGATGATCAAAGTACCTGCTACAGAGGCCGGATATTTGGCTATGGAAGCCTTGGCATCGAAAGGAATCGCTGTTAATGCAACATTGATTTTCTCTGTTGAACAAGCACTGAAATGCGCAGCCGCATTTGAGAGAGCATCTCAGAAAGCAAGTGTCGATACGGTCATTAGTGTTTTTGTCAGCCGCATTGATCGTGCCATTGATGAAACGCTTCGGGCTGCCGGAGTTCGTACCGGGTTGATGGGTATTTTTAATGCGGCAGAAATTTACAACCGTGTAGAAGCTATGAAGGTTCCTAGATGCCGTGTATTGTTCGCCAGTACAGGAGTAAAAGGGGATGAGTTTAGAGCTTCCTACTATATCGATGAACTTTTAGCGCCGAACAGTGTGAATACCGCCCCTATTGCTACGATTGACGCTTATGTTCAAGGCGGAGACAGAACGGTGAAACTCCCTCTATCAATGGAAGTTATTCGTGAACATCAGCATCGTGTTAAAGAGGCGGGCATTGTAATGGAAACGATTATTGAACAGCAGATTGTCGAAGGGCTTGAAGCGTTTAAAATTGCCTTTAGTGAAATCTTGAGTGAATTGGAGTAA
- a CDS encoding DUF4105 domain-containing protein yields the protein MPFLFLLCALTLSLFASTTDELIAQAHTKHLSDTRYWHLLMHTPHNESEIDDPAFFLAPNGKTDISSELDETIKHFTRDLNQSDGSVFCRFPARRAWLESELNTSFGEGECNEYNALVTKMDPQKVTLVFPSAHINSPASMFGHTFLRIDSSMDSKLMSYAINYAAFTDDTNGLLFAYKGLFGGYHGFYSMLPYYEKLKEYRDSESRDVWEYDLNLTHDEVMAMVRHIWELQHINSWYYFFDENCSYHMLWLTEIARPSVHLRDHFFYYVIPPETVRAFEDEALVGEKHFRPSKRTKLLAYERQLSPQGIDAVRFLTIGTMHGTDLKAVELSEQERRFILEASAELVEYNYIEGKMTKDEYSARYHELLVARAALGTGNELPIQSKSNPDTAHHSARVEVAQGWFEHRSPVLIGWRPAFHDLFEDDTGHLAGAQIEFLDTLIGIDKDKVNLEKLTVLSLASISPVSHFFRPFSWRMKSGWDRDYGDDQLSFVTRVGAGAAIGNDQFFGYLLSEPEVRLGFNADAGLGFSAGAGMNWGYRMKSSVEAGHILYLDGADRSRILMSHLWQWNTMGAIVFNYEVFNQYHREDRYKLGVNIYF from the coding sequence TTGCCGTTTCTTTTTTTATTATGCGCACTGACTTTATCGCTCTTCGCAAGTACGACCGATGAACTGATTGCGCAAGCTCATACAAAACATCTGTCCGATACCCGTTATTGGCATCTTTTGATGCACACTCCTCATAATGAAAGTGAAATCGATGATCCGGCTTTCTTTTTAGCTCCAAACGGTAAAACGGATATTTCGAGTGAATTAGATGAGACAATCAAGCATTTTACGCGTGATTTGAATCAAAGTGACGGAAGTGTTTTTTGCCGATTTCCCGCTCGCCGTGCATGGTTGGAAAGTGAGCTGAATACCTCATTCGGTGAGGGTGAATGCAACGAATATAATGCACTTGTTACGAAGATGGATCCCCAGAAAGTGACGCTTGTTTTTCCGAGTGCCCATATTAACTCTCCTGCATCGATGTTCGGGCATACGTTTTTACGGATTGATTCGTCGATGGATTCGAAGCTAATGTCATATGCGATCAATTATGCAGCTTTTACAGATGATACGAATGGGCTGTTATTTGCCTATAAAGGACTATTTGGAGGATACCATGGATTTTATTCGATGCTTCCTTATTATGAAAAACTTAAAGAATATCGCGATAGTGAATCTCGAGATGTATGGGAATATGACCTAAATCTTACCCATGATGAGGTTATGGCCATGGTCCGTCATATCTGGGAATTGCAGCATATTAATTCCTGGTACTATTTTTTTGATGAAAATTGCTCTTATCATATGCTTTGGTTGACCGAAATTGCGAGACCGAGTGTCCATCTGCGCGATCATTTTTTCTATTATGTTATACCTCCTGAAACGGTTCGTGCATTTGAAGATGAAGCTTTGGTCGGAGAAAAACATTTCCGCCCTTCCAAACGGACAAAACTTTTGGCATATGAGCGCCAACTAAGCCCTCAGGGCATCGATGCGGTTCGATTCCTCACAATCGGCACAATGCATGGCACTGATTTAAAAGCGGTCGAGCTGAGTGAACAAGAACGCCGTTTCATCCTTGAAGCTTCTGCTGAACTTGTGGAGTACAACTATATCGAAGGGAAAATGACCAAAGATGAGTATTCCGCACGGTATCACGAGCTTCTTGTAGCGCGTGCGGCGTTGGGAACGGGTAATGAATTACCGATACAGAGTAAATCCAATCCCGATACGGCGCATCATTCCGCTCGGGTAGAGGTGGCACAAGGGTGGTTCGAGCATCGGTCTCCTGTACTTATCGGATGGCGTCCGGCCTTTCATGATCTTTTTGAAGATGATACGGGCCACCTTGCGGGAGCGCAGATTGAATTTTTAGATACATTGATCGGGATCGATAAAGATAAAGTGAATCTGGAAAAACTGACGGTTCTTTCGTTAGCTTCTATCTCTCCGGTCAGTCATTTTTTCAGACCGTTTTCATGGCGGATGAAAAGCGGATGGGATCGTGACTATGGAGATGATCAGCTTAGTTTTGTAACCCGTGTAGGAGCAGGGGCTGCAATAGGAAATGATCAGTTCTTCGGTTATCTTTTGAGTGAACCGGAGGTAAGGCTCGGCTTTAATGCGGATGCAGGCCTCGGGTTTAGTGCCGGTGCAGGGATGAATTGGGGATATCGGATGAAAAGCAGTGTTGAAGCAGGCCATATTTTGTATCTCGATGGAGCGGACCGAAGCCGTATACTGATGTCTCATCTTTGGCAGTGGAATACGATGGGAGCAATTGTTTTTAACTATGAAGTCTTCAATCAATATCATCGTGAGGATCGATATAAACTTGGTGTTAACATCTATTTTTAA
- a CDS encoding DUF3015 family protein, whose amino-acid sequence MKKVLISIAAIAALSTAGFATVNSQTGCGLGSQIIHDDSSAVMLALQATTNGTLGNQTFGVTSGTSGCKKSKLVLNERAAEFVASNMDQLSREIAIGHGESVSTLAELLNVQDKAAFASALQANYNAIYSSDKADMATVLDNVSTIAG is encoded by the coding sequence ATGAAAAAAGTTTTAATCAGCATCGCAGCAATCGCGGCACTTAGTACGGCAGGTTTTGCAACAGTTAACAGTCAAACGGGGTGTGGTCTTGGATCACAAATTATCCATGATGACAGTTCCGCGGTTATGTTGGCACTTCAGGCAACAACGAATGGAACACTTGGTAACCAAACGTTTGGCGTTACATCCGGAACATCAGGATGTAAAAAATCAAAATTAGTCTTGAATGAACGTGCGGCTGAGTTTGTTGCATCCAACATGGATCAACTCTCTCGTGAGATTGCTATCGGACACGGTGAAAGTGTTTCGACTTTGGCAGAGCTTTTGAATGTTCAGGACAAAGCGGCATTTGCATCGGCTCTTCAAGCAAACTACAACGCGATTTATAGCAGTGATAAAGCGGATATGGCAACCGTATTGGATAACGTTTCAACCATTGCCGGGTAA
- the aat gene encoding leucyl/phenylalanyl-tRNA--protein transferase, whose translation MIPKLTYHLSFPNPADASKEGIVAYGGDLSPSRLMMAYRLGIFPWYSKGDPILWWSPDPRLILELDEFKISRSLRKKIPQFEVRFDSAFSQVIRECSAAPRRGQKGSWILPEMIEAYETLHALGYAHSVEAYQNGNLVGGLYGVSVGRVFCGESMFAKVSDASKVAFAVLIEHLSSWGYSFIDCQVPTNHLKSLGAKEVSRETFLEHLKTVAEQIDADRWNVRDV comes from the coding sequence ATGATTCCAAAACTCACCTATCACCTCTCATTTCCTAATCCTGCAGATGCATCCAAAGAGGGAATCGTAGCCTATGGCGGCGATCTCTCACCTTCACGCTTAATGATGGCGTACCGTTTGGGCATATTCCCTTGGTACAGCAAGGGAGACCCTATCCTCTGGTGGTCACCCGATCCTAGACTCATATTGGAGCTGGATGAATTTAAAATAAGCCGCTCTTTACGTAAAAAAATACCACAGTTTGAAGTCCGGTTTGATTCGGCTTTTTCTCAGGTCATACGAGAATGCAGTGCAGCGCCTCGACGCGGGCAGAAGGGGAGTTGGATTTTGCCTGAGATGATAGAAGCCTATGAAACGCTTCACGCACTTGGGTATGCACACAGTGTCGAAGCATATCAAAACGGTAATTTAGTCGGTGGATTGTATGGTGTGAGTGTGGGAAGGGTATTTTGCGGTGAATCGATGTTTGCCAAAGTATCCGATGCTTCCAAAGTCGCTTTTGCCGTACTGATTGAACATTTGAGCAGTTGGGGGTACTCTTTTATCGATTGTCAGGTTCCGACGAATCATCTCAAAAGTTTGGGTGCAAAAGAAGTCTCAAGAGAGACTTTTTTGGAGCATCTTAAAACAGTGGCAGAACAAATTGATGCCGATCGTTGGAATGTGAGAGACGTTTAA